A window from Halomicrobium urmianum encodes these proteins:
- a CDS encoding beta-ribofuranosylaminobenzene 5'-phosphate synthase family protein → MVTVTTAARLHFGFQNLALANERLYGGVGAALDRPALELSASPAEAVVCDDAAAEPYVRRAVAVLGVEGARVAVRQRMPRHVGFGSGTQLALAALVAVARAHDREVDPRELAPDLGRGGRSGVGVATFESGGFVVDGGHPTERFTAEPPAEGDWTVPPVIARHDLPEDWRFVLVVPEVDQGVSGREEDRRMRETVERADPGIADDVAAVLTRRLLPAAATGDAMRFGDAAAAIGRLNGAWYADEQGGVYRPPAGRIVERLARRPEIAGAGQSSWGPAVWGLTTRADVDAAETGVEMALSDLAVDADVLVAAPRDEGATVADGPTLG, encoded by the coding sequence GTGTGGGCGCGGCGCTGGACCGGCCGGCGCTGGAGCTGTCGGCCAGCCCCGCCGAGGCGGTCGTCTGCGACGACGCGGCCGCCGAGCCGTACGTCCGCCGGGCGGTCGCCGTCCTCGGCGTCGAGGGGGCCCGCGTCGCCGTCCGCCAGCGGATGCCGCGTCACGTCGGCTTCGGCAGCGGGACCCAGCTCGCGCTCGCGGCGCTGGTCGCCGTCGCGCGGGCCCACGACCGCGAGGTCGATCCCCGGGAACTGGCCCCTGACCTCGGCCGGGGCGGTCGCAGCGGCGTCGGCGTCGCGACCTTCGAGTCGGGGGGATTCGTCGTCGACGGCGGCCACCCCACCGAGCGGTTCACGGCCGAACCGCCGGCCGAGGGCGACTGGACGGTCCCGCCGGTCATCGCCCGCCACGACCTGCCCGAGGACTGGCGGTTCGTCCTGGTCGTCCCGGAGGTCGACCAGGGCGTCAGCGGCCGCGAGGAGGACCGCCGGATGCGCGAGACGGTCGAGCGGGCCGACCCCGGCATCGCCGACGACGTCGCCGCGGTACTCACCCGGCGGCTCCTGCCGGCCGCCGCGACCGGCGACGCCATGCGCTTCGGCGACGCCGCCGCGGCGATCGGCCGCCTCAACGGGGCCTGGTACGCCGACGAGCAGGGCGGCGTCTATCGCCCGCCCGCGGGCCGGATCGTCGAGCGACTGGCCCGCCGGCCGGAGATCGCCGGGGCCGGCCAGTCCTCCTGGGGACCCGCCGTGTGGGGGCTGACGACGCGGGCCGACGTCGACGCCGCCGAGACGGGCGTCGAGATGGCGCTTTCCGACCTGGCGGTCGACGCCGACGTGCTCGTGGCGGCGCCGCGCGACGAGGGCGCGACCGTCGCCGACGGCCCGACGCTGGGGTAG
- a CDS encoding RAD55 family ATPase: protein MERIPFGVRQFDTTIEGGAPRGSVVLLSGEAGAGSREFMYTSALMNALATTGDELFDLYYGDPAADAALPGAVHYVSFTADESELGAEMALAMDDEVVDAGLSGVTFHELSDHYFHVSPVPRNWYADEAMDIRDLRERQEREDLLTVLGETMSAVAPGNLVVVDSLSDLVGAVGDAVDWSDVAYLVQGLQKAAHQWNGLVLLHLNHDTVTDTQFGQLTDAVNGTIRFEWESGGSTRARTMVVSQFRGVLSRIEDENIVRFETEIGDAGFDISDVRKIR from the coding sequence ATGGAGCGGATTCCCTTCGGCGTCCGCCAGTTCGACACGACGATCGAGGGGGGCGCGCCGCGGGGCAGCGTCGTGTTGCTCTCCGGCGAGGCCGGCGCGGGCTCGCGGGAGTTCATGTACACGAGCGCGCTCATGAACGCGCTGGCGACGACCGGCGACGAGCTGTTCGACCTCTACTACGGCGATCCGGCGGCGGACGCCGCCCTGCCCGGCGCAGTCCACTACGTCTCCTTCACGGCCGACGAGAGCGAACTCGGCGCGGAAATGGCGCTGGCGATGGACGACGAGGTGGTCGACGCGGGGCTCTCCGGCGTCACCTTCCACGAGCTATCGGACCACTACTTCCACGTGAGTCCGGTGCCGCGGAACTGGTACGCCGACGAGGCGATGGACATCCGGGACCTGCGCGAGCGCCAGGAGCGCGAGGACCTGCTCACGGTGCTGGGCGAGACGATGAGCGCCGTCGCGCCGGGCAACCTCGTCGTCGTCGACTCCCTGTCGGACCTGGTCGGTGCCGTCGGCGACGCCGTCGACTGGTCGGACGTGGCCTACCTCGTCCAGGGCCTCCAGAAGGCCGCCCACCAGTGGAACGGGCTCGTCCTCCTGCACCTGAACCACGACACGGTGACCGACACGCAGTTCGGCCAGCTGACCGACGCCGTCAACGGGACCATCCGCTTCGAGTGGGAGTCCGGCGGCTCCACCCGGGCCCGAACCATGGTCGTCAGCCAGTTCCGGGGCGTCCTCTCGCGGATCGAGGACGAGAACATCGTCCGCTTCGAGACGGAGATCGGCGACGCCGGCTTCGACATCAGCGACGTCCGGAAGATCCGCTAG
- a CDS encoding NADH:flavin oxidoreductase/NADH oxidase, producing the protein MAELFSELTLRETTIPNRVMVSPMCQYSCEDRDGLATEWHHVHLGSRAVGGAGLVMSEATAVEPRGRISPEDLGIWSDEHADALRRTTEFVRQQGGVPGIQLAHAGRKASKTRPWEGSVPEYPEDGGWEVIGPNGDPWPYEDEPPATREMDQEDVEDVIDAFRAGAERALDAGFEVAEVHAAHGYLIHEFLSPVTNRREDDYGGDFEGRTRLAREVTAAVREVWPDDRPVFVRISGTEWLDDRESWTVDDSVRLADRLAETGADLIDVSSGGIVPESYPDYAGPNYQLALAEQVREETESDVAVGTVGGITTPEQAEGIVANGRADMAIVGREFLRDPYFPLHAAQALGATDQTSEPVQYHRAFGFDD; encoded by the coding sequence ATGGCAGAGCTGTTCTCGGAGTTGACGCTGCGGGAGACGACGATTCCGAACCGCGTGATGGTCTCGCCGATGTGCCAGTACTCCTGCGAGGACCGCGACGGCCTCGCGACGGAGTGGCACCACGTCCACCTCGGCTCGCGCGCCGTCGGCGGCGCCGGTCTCGTGATGAGCGAGGCGACGGCCGTCGAGCCCCGCGGCCGCATCTCGCCGGAGGACCTGGGCATCTGGAGCGACGAGCACGCCGACGCCCTGCGGCGGACGACCGAGTTCGTCAGACAGCAGGGCGGCGTCCCCGGCATCCAGCTGGCCCACGCCGGCCGGAAGGCCTCCAAGACCCGGCCCTGGGAGGGCAGCGTGCCCGAGTACCCCGAGGACGGCGGCTGGGAGGTGATCGGCCCGAACGGCGATCCCTGGCCGTACGAGGACGAGCCGCCGGCCACGCGCGAGATGGACCAGGAGGACGTCGAGGACGTGATCGACGCGTTCCGCGCGGGCGCCGAGCGCGCGCTGGACGCGGGCTTCGAGGTCGCCGAGGTCCACGCCGCCCACGGCTACCTGATCCACGAGTTCCTCTCGCCGGTGACCAACCGCCGCGAGGACGACTACGGCGGCGACTTCGAGGGCCGCACCCGCCTCGCCCGCGAGGTCACCGCCGCCGTCCGCGAGGTCTGGCCCGACGACAGGCCCGTCTTCGTCCGCATCTCGGGGACGGAGTGGCTCGACGACCGCGAGTCCTGGACCGTCGACGACTCCGTCCGGCTGGCCGACCGGCTGGCGGAGACCGGCGCGGACCTGATCGACGTCTCCAGCGGCGGCATCGTGCCCGAGTCCTACCCCGACTACGCCGGTCCGAACTACCAGCTCGCGCTGGCCGAGCAGGTCCGCGAGGAGACGGAGAGCGACGTCGCGGTCGGCACCGTCGGCGGCATCACGACGCCCGAGCAGGCCGAGGGGATCGTCGCCAACGGCCGGGCCGACATGGCCATCGTCGGCCGGGAGTTCCTCCGCGACCCCTACTTCCCGCTGCACGCCGCGCAGGCGCTGGGCGCGACCGACCAGACCAGCGAGCCCGTCCAGTATCACCGCGCGTTCGGGTTCGACGACTAG
- the cruF gene encoding bisanhydrobacterioruberin hydratase: MADGRTVDRTSEGVLTGLDDLVRENRFTIAVVFPVTGAVLLTASAEGLVPDPLAFHPLLILLGTLVMRLPLVAGLAPLVDRRAALALGAVTLYSYGIEAVGIATGQPYGEFAYGVSLGPMLSGVPLALPIFFLPLVVNAYLLVVLLLGERAASRAVRLPAVIGTVLAVDLVLDPAAVSLGFWSYEGGGAYYGVPLSNYRGWVLSAAVAVVAFDLGFDRRALLQRVATCEFALDDLVSFVLLWGAVNAWFGNWLAVGVAALFLGGLVRIDRFDFDVARRVRTRGER, encoded by the coding sequence GTGGCTGACGGCCGGACCGTCGACCGGACGAGCGAGGGCGTCCTCACTGGTCTCGACGACCTCGTCCGCGAGAACCGCTTCACCATCGCCGTCGTCTTCCCGGTGACCGGTGCCGTCCTCCTGACCGCCAGCGCGGAGGGGCTGGTCCCGGACCCGCTGGCCTTCCACCCCCTGCTGATCCTGCTCGGGACGCTCGTGATGCGCCTGCCGCTGGTCGCCGGTCTCGCGCCGCTGGTCGACCGCCGGGCCGCCCTGGCGCTCGGTGCCGTCACGCTGTACAGCTACGGCATCGAGGCCGTCGGAATCGCGACGGGCCAGCCCTACGGCGAGTTCGCCTACGGTGTCTCGCTCGGGCCGATGCTTTCCGGCGTGCCGCTGGCCCTCCCGATATTCTTCCTCCCGCTCGTGGTCAACGCCTACCTGCTCGTCGTCCTCCTGCTGGGCGAGCGCGCGGCGAGCCGGGCCGTCAGGCTCCCCGCCGTGATCGGGACGGTCCTCGCGGTCGACCTCGTGCTCGACCCGGCGGCGGTGTCGCTCGGGTTCTGGTCCTACGAGGGCGGCGGCGCGTACTACGGCGTGCCCCTCTCGAACTACCGCGGCTGGGTGCTCTCGGCGGCCGTCGCCGTCGTCGCCTTCGACCTCGGGTTCGACCGGCGAGCGCTCCTGCAGCGGGTCGCCACCTGCGAGTTCGCGCTGGACGACCTGGTGAGCTTCGTCCTCCTGTGGGGCGCGGTCAACGCCTGGTTCGGCAACTGGCTCGCCGTCGGCGTCGCCGCCCTGTTTCTCGGCGGGTTGGTCCGGATCGACCGGTTCGACTTCGACGTGGCGCGACGGGTGCGGACTCGCGGCGAGCGGTAG
- a CDS encoding prenyltransferase, giving the protein MPEVPTDRLAALLPSAESRVGYLLWLSRPRFWLYLAGPVIVGVTYAADGPADLFSPVAVALFAYFLVPANVFLYGVNDVFDAEVDEHNPKKDESGKEVSFRGDRAVLAAVISSGVLALAFAPALPAAGVLALAAWLVLSVEYSAPPARFKTTPLLDSLSNGLYVLPGVVAYAAVAGGLPPLAAVAGGWLWTMGMHTFSAIPDVEPDREAGIRTTATALGERRAYYYCAACWLAAAVVFAAVHWAFGALLALYPLLVFGLLAAGVDVDRAYWWYPAINTAVGTAFTLLGLWVMLRG; this is encoded by the coding sequence ATGCCCGAGGTCCCCACCGATCGACTCGCGGCCCTCCTGCCCTCCGCGGAGAGCCGCGTCGGCTACCTCCTGTGGCTCTCCCGGCCGCGGTTCTGGCTCTACCTCGCCGGTCCCGTCATCGTCGGCGTCACCTACGCCGCCGACGGGCCGGCGGACCTGTTCTCGCCGGTCGCCGTCGCGCTGTTCGCGTACTTCCTCGTCCCGGCGAACGTCTTCCTCTACGGCGTCAACGACGTCTTCGACGCGGAGGTCGACGAGCACAACCCCAAGAAGGACGAGAGCGGGAAGGAGGTCAGTTTCCGGGGCGATCGGGCGGTTCTCGCCGCGGTCATCTCGTCGGGCGTCCTCGCCCTCGCCTTCGCCCCGGCGCTGCCCGCCGCCGGCGTCCTCGCCCTCGCCGCGTGGCTCGTCCTCTCCGTCGAGTACAGCGCCCCGCCGGCGCGGTTCAAGACGACGCCCCTCCTCGATTCGCTGTCCAACGGCCTGTACGTCCTCCCGGGCGTCGTCGCGTACGCCGCCGTCGCGGGCGGCCTCCCACCGCTCGCGGCCGTCGCCGGCGGGTGGCTCTGGACGATGGGGATGCACACCTTCTCCGCGATCCCCGACGTCGAGCCCGACCGCGAGGCCGGCATCCGGACGACGGCGACGGCCCTGGGCGAGCGGCGCGCCTACTACTACTGCGCGGCCTGCTGGCTGGCCGCGGCCGTCGTCTTCGCCGCGGTCCACTGGGCCTTCGGCGCGCTGCTCGCCCTCTACCCCCTCCTCGTGTTCGGCCTCCTCGCCGCCGGCGTCGACGTCGACCGCGCGTACTGGTGGTACCCGGCGATCAACACCGCCGTCGGAACCGCCTTCACCCTCCTCGGCCTGTGGGTGATGCTGCGTGGCTGA
- a CDS encoding phytoene desaturase family protein produces the protein MERLADESVAVVGGGVGGLSAACFLADEGADVYVLEKNDQLGGRASRLETDGFRFDMGPSWYMMPDVFERFFAHFDREPGDYYDLEHLDPHYRIFFKDGVSASGGSGDERSESPGDRMDVTGDVGEMAETFESYEPGAGDAFREYVATSERHYETSMENFVYEDRSRLRDWVDLDVLRAAPVGLSLLGSMQGHVEDYFEHPKLQQVVQYTLVFLGGSPRTTPALYNIMSHVDFNLGVYYPEGGMGSVVDALVELGEELGATYETGREVDEIARRREGFQVETTGGESYRPDEVVVNADYAHVERDLLPAHERQYDDDYWDERTYAPSAFLLYLGVEGDVDPLAHHTLVLPEDWDPHFDAVFEDPRWPENPAYYCCVPSETDETVAPEGHSNLFLLVPIAPGLHDGDGIREEYREKILADLAENTGVDLRDRIVVEESFAVSDFADRYNATRGTALGLAHTLRQTALLRPPNRSSAVDGLYFTGSFTRPGIGVPMCVISGEHAANKVIEDQS, from the coding sequence ATGGAGCGACTCGCAGACGAGTCGGTGGCGGTGGTCGGCGGCGGGGTCGGCGGGCTCTCGGCGGCCTGCTTCCTCGCCGACGAAGGGGCGGACGTGTACGTCCTCGAGAAGAACGATCAGCTCGGCGGCCGGGCCAGCCGCCTCGAGACCGACGGGTTCCGATTCGACATGGGACCGTCGTGGTACATGATGCCCGACGTCTTCGAGCGCTTCTTCGCGCACTTCGACCGGGAGCCCGGCGACTACTACGACCTGGAGCACCTCGACCCCCACTACCGGATCTTCTTCAAGGACGGGGTCTCCGCGAGCGGAGGCTCGGGGGACGAGCGAAGTGAGTCCCCCGGTGATCGGATGGACGTGACCGGTGACGTCGGGGAGATGGCCGAGACCTTCGAGTCCTACGAGCCAGGGGCCGGCGACGCCTTCCGGGAGTACGTCGCGACCAGCGAGCGCCACTACGAGACGTCGATGGAGAACTTCGTCTACGAGGACCGCTCGCGCCTGCGGGACTGGGTCGACCTCGACGTCCTGCGGGCGGCGCCGGTCGGCCTCTCGCTACTGGGATCCATGCAGGGCCACGTCGAGGACTACTTCGAGCACCCGAAGCTCCAGCAGGTGGTCCAGTACACGCTGGTCTTCCTCGGCGGCTCCCCCCGGACCACCCCGGCGCTGTACAACATCATGAGCCACGTCGACTTCAACCTCGGCGTGTACTACCCCGAGGGCGGTATGGGGAGCGTCGTCGACGCCCTCGTGGAGCTGGGCGAGGAACTGGGGGCGACCTACGAGACGGGTCGCGAGGTCGACGAGATCGCCAGACGGCGTGAGGGGTTCCAGGTCGAGACGACCGGCGGCGAGAGCTACCGCCCGGACGAGGTCGTCGTCAACGCCGACTACGCCCACGTGGAGCGAGACCTGCTACCCGCCCACGAGCGCCAGTACGACGACGACTACTGGGACGAGCGCACCTACGCCCCCTCGGCCTTCCTGCTCTACCTCGGCGTCGAGGGCGACGTCGACCCGCTGGCTCATCACACGCTCGTGCTCCCCGAGGACTGGGACCCGCACTTCGACGCCGTCTTCGAGGACCCGCGCTGGCCGGAGAACCCGGCCTACTACTGCTGCGTCCCGTCCGAGACCGACGAGACCGTCGCGCCCGAGGGCCACAGCAACCTGTTCCTGCTCGTCCCCATCGCGCCCGGACTGCACGACGGCGACGGGATCCGCGAGGAGTACCGCGAGAAGATACTGGCCGACCTCGCCGAGAACACCGGCGTCGACCTGCGCGATCGGATCGTCGTCGAGGAGAGCTTCGCCGTCTCGGACTTCGCCGACCGGTACAACGCGACGCGGGGGACGGCGCTTGGCCTGGCACACACGCTCCGACAGACCGCGCTCCTGCGCCCGCCGAACCGCTCGTCGGCTGTCGACGGTCTGTACTTCACGGGGTCGTTCACCCGGCCCGGCATCGGCGTGCCGATGTGCGTGATCAGCGGCGAGCACGCGGCGAACAAGGTCATAGAGGACCAGTCCTGA
- a CDS encoding ZIP family metal transporter: MGITERSDINGGLGRWSAIGVASAVALVALSALAVATGVEKVVVISWVAFAAMAAGAWLGANAEQTDPHGLVWGYGLASGAMIASAAMFLLPQAIGLGGEAGAPQLGGVGVAAGIVVGYSAHTVGHRLTHVDLGFDVATAEIAAHALTAGLIIGVVYGAMPTLGLLLGLSIVSHKGPAGYAAARRLSRESKPATTLLLPAAGVGITALPVAIVGLSPPPALNAVVFGFAAGIFLHVAMDFLPNCETGSEIDEVCSLHEHSHDLLDELRTHAVGSTVIGGLVVVVAWTLL, translated from the coding sequence ATGGGCATCACAGAACGCAGCGATATTAACGGCGGCCTCGGCCGGTGGTCGGCGATCGGGGTCGCGTCGGCGGTCGCTCTCGTCGCGCTGTCCGCGCTGGCCGTCGCGACGGGCGTCGAGAAGGTAGTGGTCATCTCGTGGGTCGCCTTCGCCGCGATGGCCGCGGGCGCGTGGCTCGGCGCGAACGCCGAGCAGACGGACCCCCACGGCCTCGTCTGGGGCTACGGGCTGGCCAGCGGCGCGATGATCGCCAGCGCGGCGATGTTCCTCCTGCCGCAGGCAATCGGCCTCGGCGGCGAGGCCGGCGCGCCGCAGCTCGGCGGCGTCGGCGTCGCCGCCGGCATCGTCGTCGGCTACAGCGCCCACACCGTCGGCCACCGGCTGACCCACGTCGACCTCGGATTCGACGTGGCCACCGCCGAGATCGCCGCCCACGCGCTCACCGCCGGGCTGATCATCGGCGTCGTCTACGGCGCGATGCCCACCCTCGGCCTCCTGCTCGGTCTGTCGATCGTCTCGCACAAGGGCCCCGCCGGCTACGCCGCCGCCCGCCGTCTCTCGCGGGAAAGCAAGCCCGCGACCACGCTGCTCCTGCCGGCCGCCGGGGTGGGCATCACCGCCCTTCCCGTCGCCATCGTCGGCCTCTCGCCGCCGCCTGCGCTCAACGCCGTCGTCTTCGGCTTCGCCGCCGGCATCTTCCTCCACGTCGCCATGGACTTCCTCCCCAACTGCGAGACCGGCAGCGAGATCGACGAGGTCTGCTCGCTCCACGAGCACTCCCACGACCTGCTCGACGAACTCCGCACTCACGCCGTCGGCTCTACTGTGATCGGCGGCCTCGTAGTCGTCGTGGCGTGGACACTGCTCTGA
- a CDS encoding YkgJ family cysteine cluster protein — MSTEARRVEVYPDREVVVDFDPDLTFECVEECTWCCQHGVLLYEKDLLELAARESLAESTTQFRGQDFVRREEKERDEHVAEDGGACFFLREDGLCALHDEHDWKPARCSVFPLHVTVEEAPDGEDRELHVSIREEAEEHCEGLNVSERRVVDHLDAFLPELLWELDDPETYREL, encoded by the coding sequence GTGTCGACCGAAGCCCGCCGCGTGGAGGTCTACCCCGACAGGGAGGTCGTGGTCGACTTCGACCCCGACCTGACCTTCGAGTGCGTCGAGGAGTGCACCTGGTGCTGTCAGCACGGCGTCCTGCTCTACGAGAAGGACCTGCTGGAGCTGGCCGCCCGGGAGAGCCTCGCCGAGTCGACCACGCAGTTCCGCGGCCAGGACTTCGTCCGCCGGGAGGAGAAAGAGCGCGACGAGCACGTCGCCGAGGACGGCGGCGCCTGCTTCTTCCTGCGCGAGGACGGCCTCTGCGCCCTCCACGACGAGCACGACTGGAAGCCCGCGCGCTGTTCCGTGTTCCCCCTGCACGTCACCGTCGAGGAGGCCCCCGACGGTGAGGACCGGGAGCTGCACGTCTCGATCCGCGAGGAGGCCGAAGAGCACTGCGAGGGCCTGAACGTCTCCGAGCGGCGCGTCGTGGACCACCTCGACGCCTTCCTCCCCGAACTGCTGTGGGAGCTTGACGACCCCGAGACGTATCGGGAGCTGTAG
- a CDS encoding transcription factor S: MQFCDDCGSMMHSDGDVMVCSSCGAEDARDEERAAEFVSTAEQSDDDVIETEEGANFEGKPTADDVHCDECGHTEAWYTIKQTGSADEPPTRFFKCQECGHRWRDYN, translated from the coding sequence ATGCAGTTCTGCGACGATTGCGGTTCGATGATGCATTCGGACGGCGACGTGATGGTCTGCTCGTCCTGCGGCGCCGAGGACGCCAGGGACGAGGAACGGGCCGCCGAGTTCGTCAGCACCGCCGAACAGAGCGACGACGACGTCATCGAGACCGAGGAGGGCGCGAACTTCGAGGGCAAGCCCACGGCCGACGACGTCCACTGCGACGAGTGCGGCCACACCGAGGCCTGGTACACGATCAAGCAGACCGGCTCCGCCGACGAACCGCCGACGCGCTTCTTCAAGTGCCAGGAGTGTGGCCACCGCTGGCGGGACTACAACTGA
- a CDS encoding DUF7553 family protein — protein MTREQLEAASDLLASVADSAEAADNERLETLAGKLERFAEADRGPDHGSLARVENALDELEAAADDDVTADIREAHEYVTEYRSGVEGV, from the coding sequence ATGACGAGAGAGCAACTCGAAGCGGCGAGCGACCTGCTGGCGTCGGTCGCCGACTCGGCCGAAGCGGCTGACAACGAGCGACTGGAGACCCTCGCGGGCAAACTGGAGCGCTTCGCGGAGGCCGACCGCGGGCCCGACCACGGCTCACTGGCCCGCGTCGAGAACGCGCTGGACGAACTGGAGGCGGCGGCCGACGACGACGTCACCGCGGACATCCGCGAGGCCCACGAGTACGTCACGGAGTACCGATCGGGCGT